TTAGGTTTATTGTTAGGgccagggttaggccatagaaagagaagaaaatgaatggaagtcaatggaaTCCAAAGCATGGTCCTcggtaagtatttttaaaaccagggtgtgtgtgtgtgtgtgtgtgtgtgtgtgtgtgtgtgtgtgtgtgtgtgtgtgtgtgtgtgtgtgtgtgtgtgtacctctGGACTGCAGCAGATCTGTTTCCTTCAGAGTGCAGTCAATATCAATCTGCAGCTGTCTGTTCTGAGTTCGAAGTCGGGTAATCTCCTCAGGCTGCAATCAATGAAAACATCCCGGTGAGTTTAGATAAGCGTCGACTCAGGTCATATTCCCATTATGACTTTGAAAATGTCTTTATgaaacaaataagtaaaaatcaGCTTTTAACGATGAAGAGAAGTGTTTCTTGCACACTGCACCATTTTAGATGTAACCGAATGTCAAGTGTCCTTtcgtttgcttttttttttgccacacttCAGATCAGAAAGCTAATTAAATATCTGATAAAAATATTGTGGGCAAATACAAAAAGccaatttttaaaaagaatattttacctactaaaaagggaaaaagctaAGAAACGTGGTCCTATGAAAAAAGGTTTTTCTGCCCCCTAAACCTAACAACCGGTTCTGCTACCCTTGGCAGCAATGGATGCCATCAAGGATTTGGGATAACTGAGTCTTACAAGCTTGAATTAACTTAAAGTTCATGCCTCTAAATGGGATGTGAAtccgggctttgactaggccagtcgAGACCCTGTTTTGAGCCATTCTGGGGTAGACTAGCTAATGTGCTTCAGATTACTGTCCCGCTGCACAACACAACTGTGCTGGAGCCTAAGATTGCAAActgattgataatgtgtagcactctaagTCCAGCTATCATCTGCAAttatttcaaagatgaaatcatggattctgacagatcagatgtgatagcagcagcagcgtgtgcgtcctcctgctctgccatgtttgtgttggttcagctgtggactcagcagctcttgcttatGTAGCAGCGGTATGTTCTGCCTTAAACCACGATACTACAACCTGATTGGCCCAAAACCgttttttggttcggacacaaacagTTGAAGCCGCAGCGATACAAGACGGATTcgcgtgtgtttgtgaatgcacaaaaaaaacaaaacacaaggtTGTGGTTTTTAGGGCAAGTCCTCCAGGTCCTGCAGAAGTAAAGCAGCTCCAgatgatcataatcatcatacTAACTCATATGATGTGTTTTAACCCGGGTATAACAGCATCTAACCCACAAGTTAAAACTTCAACTCAAGGCCCACAAAATATTTACCCTAAGATCTTTTAGGACTGGCAAACAGTGTTATTCCtcattatgtaaaaatgtgagACAGgcctttgtgtcttttttttttttttttttgaagagtcCAGAGGATTTTTCCTTGGAACTCTCCCATGGGGGCCattttttttgcccagtctTTTCCTTACTGTTGGATTTAGGAACGCTGAATTTAAACGAGCAAAGGCGGCAGAGCTTTAAGGCACATTTGAGATCctcaacatttttttcccccctcctaaACATAACTTCCGAGAACCTTTAACCTACCtaggccgtttttttttgtgtgtgcatttcCATTTTGGGGTCTGAAAGTTTATTTATGTGGATTACAACCCTACCGCAACCGTGAAGTCCAGAATGTGATGAAAAACAGTGAAATCAGACAAATACGGCATTTTTCTGCGATTGTTTCATGGCTTAAAAGTCTCGTACTGCCGCTCCAAGCTGTGTGAGATCTCAACTGTGCTGAACGGGACTCTTGGAAAGAAAGGAGCGCTCCAGTCAGGATTACAGTCAGCTATTGGGAAAAATGAGGACATTTCATGGCAGCTAATTGCCAAAACTGAGTGAGTATCACTTCCAACTCAGAGGAAGTTTGTGCTAATCAACAgatctttgactctgtggtggcgtCAGCCACCTTCTATGGTGTAGTTtcttggagcagcagcttatctacagctgagaggaagtggTTTGATAAGCTCCTCACGAAGGGCAGCTCCTTCCTAGGATGCCCCTCCGACTCCATGCCCGAGGTGGAAGACAGAAGGACTGTTGCAGAAACAACATCCCTGTTGGACCGTGACgtccaccccatgcatggagcaggtgcagagctccttcagtgaccgTCTGCTGCATCCTTGCTGCAAAGCGgagcagatccttcctcccagcagctgttacaCTTTATAACCATCGCTGCTCCCAACGAGCTCGATAAGTGTTTACATTGCTGctgtttttgcatttctgtAAATAGTTTGTTTTTCATGCATATACGTACacattttgcagattttttgAAATCACCATCGTACATACTGGAACTTTAAAATTTGGATTTGtcgtaaaaaaaacaaaaaaacataaacaaaaaaaaaacactaaactaTGTATGATGATGTTTATACAGCCCCCAAAAATGAACGTGTGGTTTGATAGTTTTTTTCACTAAGGTTGCATAGGGGCAGCAAAAATATCAGTATTTTCTAACAGGGCTAATGCAGTTAATCTGTGCTATTTAGCAATAAAATTGAACTTcttattcagaatcagaatcctTTATGTAGCTGCTACTCCAAAGCAGCCTATTCAATAATTggttaccgtatttttcagactatgcGGTGCACCTAAAAAACTTAAATTTTCTCATAAagttgatggtgcgccttataatccggtgcactttatatatgattaccgttatTGTTACTAACTGATTTTTTGTGATACAAtacaaatctgttaaaatgtgtaaggaCAACTTTGGTCAGCAACAAAGCcactctgctcaatggatattcagagcattacggtgcactgtgtcactaccactgagctatataatacactggagtgctaatcgccgctGTTAGAATGAGTCACTTTggagccaccagccgccatattggtactccctattttcccccagtaactaggcaatatgtgcgctacagcatcgaataacaaggattttcctcatgttcaggggggcttaaaacttttaaaatgtcaaatgccatttaCTTTTATgctatgttctaaaactagcaagtactgagaaagtcatgtgctgaaatatttagcattttattaataaaaaaaaaaatatatatatatatatatatatatatatatatatatatatatataaaataatataaataatatataaataacatttataaataacaatatacaaaaacatatatttacatatatgtatacatatatacacatatatacatatacacttatttatatatacacatatatacatatacacttatttatatatacacatatatgtatatatttaatatgaacaacatgtaaaatatttcagcacctaatttcctagtagttaatagtgttagtacatccactgactgtagaattacctgtgaaacgttttcacacagccagaaaactgcttgttgttgcaaccaaatcctatgggattctgtgagagtagggagtagcaagatggcggccagtgacttcagtctTTCTGAAAAAACTCCAGTgcattatatagctcagtggtcactacctgatcgcacccctgagctgtctacaagacagatagctctccctctcaggagagaggtGTGTACatggaggggcggagtgatattacacacttgggaagaacaTTTAATGCTCATTATACCCCGTTGCACCTTATGGTCCCAAAAATGTGATAGTTGTTCTTTattgatttttagtttttttaaagaattgggTTGTTGGGCTTTAACTTCTGCATGTCCTAGCCATAAAATATATtgccaaaaacatgttttaaaaaaaaaacagcaataaattgTAAGTACTTTTTATCATAACTTTTATCATTATAGCAATAAACATTACAAAACATCATGGTAAACCTTTAAGTCCATATCACCATGCCCTAGTTCAAGGTCTATCCAAAAGGTCCCACGTCCTTCGCAGAGAGGTTTTCTGAGTCGATTTCTAAACTCTTGTCTGATTTGGCCCCGGTTCCTGCAGTGGAAACACAGGGGGTGGGGGGTCCTGAAAAGTTTCCTACAGCAGAAGCACACCTTTAGATGTTATTCTTGGTTCCttgggacctcctggatgagttgtcaaTGTGCTGTTCCATGCTTTCCCCCATTTATGGATAACGGCTCTCACTGTATATGAGCAACGTCCCAAAGCTTTGGAAATGGCCTTGCAGCCCTCTCCAGACCCAGAGATGTGTGGAAAGGGACTGGATGGCTGTtagtttctcatctgttcttaaatttctttagatcaggcCACAATATGCGGCTTTTCAAGGTGTTTTAGCCTAATTCGTGTCGTAATACTGCTTCTAAGTAAGTGGTTTCTTGATTGCAGGAGTTGGGCCTAGATGCAGTGAGTGaaactgaacaaagaaaagcgGTTACTTTATGTTTAGAAAAGGGGGGGCAATTGGTTTTTTCTACATAGGAACAGCTTGGTTTGAATAGTGCTTGTTTCTCAATAAgttattattagaaaaaaaaaacatttttgccatgATATCCTTAACTGAAATATCATGACAAAAGACGGAAAAACAGACAGAATCTATAAGGTGCATATTTTCATTCTTACTCTGGGTACAAGATGTGTGGAGTTGACTCGTCGAAAACGCCTTTGGAGGGCGTCGTACTCCATGTTATTGACGTCGCCCTTTAGCTGCTCCAGCTTCTGCTTCTCCATGTGCAGCTCCTTCACCAAACGCTCCATCCTCGCCCGCTGGTGGAGCAGAAGAGCTGTGGAGACGGACATCAATTATAGACGGGTTGGAAACGCACGACTAAAGAACGCTGTGTAATTTAGAACCATGTTTCACTTCAGTGCTCTGTTGCTACTGCTCCATACCAACAAACACACCCAAGAGGGACGTGATGCCAACTCAACAGGACAATTGTGtcatggcacaaaaaaaaaaaaaaaagaacttaatTAGCTTTTAACCAAAACTAACAGTATGTTTAGTAACGTATTTGGACTACAAAACTTTTTATCTCACGTATTAAGATGTTAGCGGTTAAATAAAGGGAAGCAAATTGAGAAATTTAGCAAATACGAATCCACTATACATAGAAAAATGTCACAAGCTGTATTTTACTATGATTATAAGTCAATAAattggacattttaaaacaaagtgccatttTATAATTTCTTCCTGCAGGAAAATAATATAAGGAGGTAAAATGTGCATAATCACAACATGGTTGCCTTTTTAACTTTgcattttatatacattttacatGCCTAAAACTTTTTAATTATGCTGTCATAAATTATCTGAACTTAGAGACGCACCGATTCAGTTTTTTCCGATCCAATCTGATACCGAAAGCTGGGCTGAGCGTTTCAGTCGATACCAATCCAatactactgttgaatgaataaacTGTGTACTTTGCCATGTGAGTGAAGTTATCAGGCTTGgaataaacattgttaaaaagttatttagCATGGTGCTTTTGGTGGAgcttatttatgtttgtggtgtGAATTTACCAACCTTatcacccccccacacacacacacacaacttatgcattgcagatgctgcatgttgcagtaggacttgttggcgtatcaagtttgaaatgtttctaaAGTAGCAGACTTGGCTCGGTCCGCCActtgctccatgttgctctgtgtttgctcctCGCTAGCTGCTGTGCATAATCGGCGTTGTAAACATAGAATAGCAGTGACTATATCGCCGTGACTGTATTGCTGtttatgataataaaaaaaaaaaaagaaaagaaatgactgGACCGGAATGCTGGATTGGCATTAATCATCTGATATCCAATCCAGGTAATTAGTTAATATCGGAGCCGATATCGGATCAGtgcatctttaaaaacaaaaaaagcaggtGTTCTTAGTTTTGAGGTACATGATgaagacattatttttttttttatgtttttcagtaTTTGACCAAGGGAGAATAGTCCAAATCTGATTTCTGGACAACTGATTGGTGCCCATCTGGTTCAAACACAACAGAGACATGTTTACAAGTTGAAGTTTCCTTTACATTACAttattaaattacattacattattaaattaaaacatatctGCAACTCCCACCATTGTAGATGTGCGGCTTTATAAAACAGAGCACAGCTTTGTAACTATGGGCCTTTGacaattataaaacattttacctgTCAATCAAATCTAGGTAATGTTTTCTGATCaggtttatgttgttgttttactcTAAGCCAATTATGACACAAACTAATTTCTGTAATAAAAGCATTGAAAGGAAACACTTAAAGACCcaacaaaatctaaatatatcCATTTAGTCTTAACTTTAAAGAGCTATTATAAAACTGGCCGATTTCAGTCTCTGGATGGTAGTTTGGTGCATCTCCAATCTTTTGCATCCCCAAACCCACACAAAGCCAACTTAAACAGAAACTTAAATCAAAACCACAAATAATATTaatgcacaataaaaaaaaaagaaaaaaaaaaaaaaaagaagtttcatTCCTTACCTTGTGTGTAAGCGTAGTCATCAGAGGCGGAGCTTGAACGCCGGGACATTTGCTGAAACTGACTGACGATGTTCCCTGGCAGGGCGGAGATGGGCAGGATAGGTGCTGGGGTAGTGCTGTGCTCACCCTGATCTACAATGTTGAGAAGAGACTCAGCTTCAGTGACAGGTGGTGAGCTGGGCGGTCTTTGAACCTGGCCTCCGGGGGACAACTTAAATTTGGAGGTATAGGCAGACTGGCCTGGCTGGGGGGAGGAGGCCTGcagaggccttgcgttgccttGGTGCTGCAAGTACATTCCAGGGTGGAAAGCCGCCGGTCCAGGAGGTCCGCTCATCGGGATGCCCCGCGAGGGGGAGCTGGGCGAGGGGCTTGTGGCCATGTAAAGCGAGGCCTGGGGATGCTGGGTGTGCACAGGTGAGTTGCTGCGAGGCCGTGGGCCTTCGAAAGTGATTTCGATCTGCTTTGTATGAGGGTTTTTCGTTTGGTAGGGCCTGTACTGCTGCGGGGGTTGCTGCTGGTGGTAGGGCATATTTATTAGGGTTGGAGGGCTAATGGGATGGAAGACATATTGCTGCTGCCCAGGCTGTAGCTGTGTTTGTGGCTGGACCTGATGCTGGGGCGAGCTGTAAGGAGAGCCGTATGTGGGAGTACTGTACGGGGACTGCTGATGCTGATAGACGGGCGCCGCCGAGGCGGACCAGGGAGCCGGCTGTGGACTTTGAGAGGGTGAGGGTCGATTGTACAGGGTGGTGTTGGTGCTGTTAGGGTAGTGCCCAGGGGGAATCTGCAGAGCCTGGTGGACGGTGGGTATGGTTTGCGGAAGAGTGACCGATATGGGGTTCATGGGATACCGTGGGACTGGGGTGTACGTTGGGGACATGCCTTGCATCGTGGGCGGAGGCGTGGGCGTGTTGGACGAGCGGCTCTGATCGTTCATAAAAAAAGGATTGAAAGTGGGGGACGGGGCCATGGTGGCAGGAGCCGAGAGCGGTTCAGGGT
The Fundulus heteroclitus isolate FHET01 chromosome 9, MU-UCD_Fhet_4.1, whole genome shotgun sequence genome window above contains:
- the tab3 gene encoding TGF-beta-activated kinase 1 and MAP3K7-binding protein 3 isoform X2, which encodes MAQGGSQVDYHVLQDLKQRFPEIPEVVVSQVLLQNNNNLDICCHLLSQESNRYLYGDFHHSPEEMRMSRNRMLRISLGYPGAEAGMSNGGGAGVGRPLVHSTSDSHIDPQRPSYPEPLSAPATMAPSPTFNPFFMNDQSRSSNTPTPPPTMQGMSPTYTPVPRYPMNPISVTLPQTIPTVHQALQIPPGHYPNSTNTTLYNRPSPSQSPQPAPWSASAAPVYQHQQSPYSTPTYGSPYSSPQHQVQPQTQLQPGQQQYVFHPISPPTLINMPYHQQQPPQQYRPYQTKNPHTKQIEITFEGPRPRSNSPVHTQHPQASLYMATSPSPSSPSRGIPMSGPPGPAAFHPGMYLQHQGNARPLQASSPQPDQGEHSTTPAPILPISALPGNIVSQFQQMSRRSSSASDDYAYTQALLLHQRARMERLVKELHMEKQKLEQLKGDVNNMEYDALQRRFRRVNSTHLVPRPEEITRLRTQNRQLQIDIDCTLKETDLLQSRGKFDPKAMSNFYDNIHSGPLAPTNPGKKEGEQASKPTPQRDEDFEGAHWNCDSCTLLNHPALNRCEACEMPRYS
- the tab3 gene encoding TGF-beta-activated kinase 1 and MAP3K7-binding protein 3 isoform X1 translates to MAQGGSQVDYHVLQDLKQRFPEIPEVVVSQVLLQNNNNLDICCHLLSQESNRYLYGDFHHSPEEMRMSRNRMLRISLGYPGAEAGMSNGGGAGVGRPLVHSTSDSHIDPQRPSYPEPLSAPATMAPSPTFNPFFMNDQSRSSNTPTPPPTMQGMSPTYTPVPRYPMNPISVTLPQTIPTVHQALQIPPGHYPNSTNTTLYNRPSPSQSPQPAPWSASAAPVYQHQQSPYSTPTYGSPYSSPQHQVQPQTQLQPGQQQYVFHPISPPTLINMPYHQQQPPQQYRPYQTKNPHTKQIEITFEGPRPRSNSPVHTQHPQASLYMATSPSPSSPSRGIPMSGPPGPAAFHPGMYLQHQGNARPLQASSPQPGQSAYTSKFKLSPGGQVQRPPSSPPVTEAESLLNIVDQGEHSTTPAPILPISALPGNIVSQFQQMSRRSSSASDDYAYTQALLLHQRARMERLVKELHMEKQKLEQLKGDVNNMEYDALQRRFRRVNSTHLVPRPEEITRLRTQNRQLQIDIDCTLKETDLLQSRGKFDPKAMSNFYDNIHSGPLAPTNPGKKEGEQASKPTPQRDEDFEGAHWNCDSCTLLNHPALNRCEACEMPRYS